A stretch of DNA from Amylolactobacillus amylophilus DSM 20533 = JCM 1125:
GCAATAATTGCCGCAAATTTGCCTTCAGCAAATAGATGGAAGTAGGCGTTCGTAGCAACATCATCGGCAGTCTGAATAGCTGCATCAATAACTTTATTTGCAAGCGCATGTTCCAGTTCATCGTGGGTGAAGTACCGAATTGAGATTTTAATTTCGGGGTACAGTCGGTTGAAGTCCCTAATCACCCATGGCATCACCGTATTATCTAATGGTGTGCCAAGCATTCCAAGGACCAAATTGGTTTTCTCAGCTGTATCTAAATTCTTCACCGTCTGCAGCATATCCTCGAAATTAATGAGTAGTTTGATGCTTGAACCGTAGAATGATTGCCCCGGTCGTGTTAGGACAACGCGGTGTGTATCGCGTGTGAATAATTTAATACCGAGTTCGTTCTCGAGTGAGTTAACCGACTGCGAGACTGCCGACTGTGATAAGTGCATGTCTTTGGCCGTTCTGCTGAAGTTGAGCGTTTCTGCTGTGTGGATAAATATCTTTAACT
This window harbors:
- a CDS encoding LysR family transcriptional regulator — encoded protein: MNLEQLKIFIHTAETLNFSRTAKDMHLSQSAVSQSVNSLENELGIKLFTRDTHRVVLTRPGQSFYGSSIKLLINFEDMLQTVKNLDTAEKTNLVLGMLGTPLDNTVMPWVIRDFNRLYPEIKISIRYFTHDELEHALANKVIDAAIQTADDVATNAYFHLFAEGKFAAIIANNEPLAIRTELSIRSLDYHNLIFLLESQCSPQQKELQQKIAELCSNSTIYYANNYLEELAMAKTALGICILPFIKLAGFPQKDELVSALPIRESSEIGYGVVTKGKAINPATTTFINWIEQNKLS